Proteins from a single region of Ziziphus jujuba cultivar Dongzao chromosome 1, ASM3175591v1:
- the LOC132803237 gene encoding uncharacterized protein LOC132803237 → MGAFKLETLNMIEQQKAEMCPNLGLRATSHIESKMKKWKKQYGIIYNMRNKSGFGWNDTLKYMEVNSDEAWKAYVQSKSSAKGWRGKPFLMYERLANIFGKDRAIRHGA, encoded by the exons ATGGGAGCATTTAAACTTGAGACACTCAATATGATTGAACAGCAAAAGGCTGAGATGTGTCCTAACTTGGGATTGCGAGCAACTTCACATATTGAATCAAAGatgaaaaagtggaagaagcaatatggtATAATATACAACATGCGgaacaaaagtggatttggatggaatgacaCTCTTAAATATATGGAGGTTAACAGTGATGAAGCTTggaaagcatatgtgcag agtaagTCAAGTGCAAAAGGTTGGAGAGGTAAACCTTTTCTGATGTATGAGaggcttgctaatatttttgggaaggatCGGGCAATAAGACATGGAGCATAA